A segment of the Doryrhamphus excisus isolate RoL2022-K1 chromosome 7, RoL_Dexc_1.0, whole genome shotgun sequence genome:
gattaatgttcatgttaaaggttaaataactgttaatagttatcctccctatccgtgtggaagtggtaagtttttggctatttaagtttaaaggaaataacttgaaggctaccgtttaggtcgctagctctctagtttgcgagttagcatgtgtctcaagaccctgcagttgcgcaatatgttgtaaataaaaagagtataaatgtgactataggcgtgttttgtcatgtctacagggctctaataatgctttgttcattttaatctgaaaaaaataatttgtctacccaccaactatatgtggtttcttaagtttttattatttgccattttattattattattattatatttatttatttatgattgattgattttctttattcttgatttgtttatttatttttcatcttattttgtgcagaaaaataaaaattaagatatttgagaacagtggactgttttatcagagcttttcttgtaaaaaatcgAAACTAAAggaaagtttattcatttttctttttttaataaatgcattttttggggtttttttttttggaaaacctgatgcggcccagtctcgcccagaccctagctccagtggcccccaagtaaattgagtttgagacccctgacacacatgcagtgtaaatgttgacatgtactactggctattaGGACGTTTCTAGACTGACGCCCACCCAACATggagtcagaagtggttgcagaggCCAAGCGTGTCAATCATCTTTGGCCCGACGCAACCCCGCACACAACAAacgttcctcctgcactaaaagtgcaaCATAAAGTCTGAGAAAGGTCTCAATTTTGACATGATTGTGTCTTTGTTGTCAATCGTGgatattttgcactttgttctgCGGTCCCTGAAGGCACCACGATTAATCATAAGTGGTGTCCAATGTTGTCACTCACCAGACCTGTGGCAGGAGAAGTTCAAGAACTGCCGCATGGAGAACGCCACCTTCCTGCATCCCAAGAAAGGCTGCCATCTCAACTTCCAGGAGGAGAACGACATCGTCATCTACATGGTCAGCTTCCTGGGCAGCTTAGCCGTGTTGCCCGGCAACATCATCTCCGCGCTCTTCATGGACAAGATCGGTAGAATCCGAATCATAGGTCAGTTCCTGGACGCCGGCGGGACCTGTTGGTGGAAAcgtgagtggaattgaactgtgacgtgtgtgtgtgtgtgtaggtggttCCATGCTAGCGTCGTCCGCTTGTACGTTCCTGCTCCTGCTGAGCTTCAGCCAAGGAGCCGTGATATGCTGGCAGTGTCTCTTCTACGGCGCCAGCGTGGCGGCCTGGAACGGATTGGAGGTCATTTCTGTGGAACTCTACCCCTCCTCTAAAAGGTACAATTTCACTAATTTCCACATGCAAATGTTGGCAGGTATGAAAACAACACCAAGACACAGAAACACAAAATGGCCGACGATCAGCGTGTTTTCCATTCTTGTTGTCATTCTAGCAAAATTACGTCATACGCAGACAAATACTCAAACGTCACCTGAAAGACAAACATAAGAGAGTAAAAACTAGCAGTCGCAATTTTTGTAGCTTTCATAAGCATTAGCTTCCTTGCTAGCGTCTACATAAAGTTATACAAATGCTTGTCggattgttcattttaataactATTATTCTTCATTTACTCAGCTGTAAAATAAAGAAGCGTCTTGgtcatgctagcttaattaattttaatctgaaaaaaaataatttgcctacccaccaactatgtggtttcttaagtttttattatttgccgttttattgttattatatttatttattttcacaattttgGTAGCTTTCATAAGCGTTAGCTTCCTTGCTAGCGTCCACATAAAGTTATACAAATGCTTGTCGGATGGTTCATTTTAATAACCATTATTCTTCATGCTAGCAGACAGAGTCAATAGCATTTTGTCAatgaccattattattattattattattattattcatttactgGTGAGATTCATGGTAATGCTAGCTGACAGATGGTAGCTTGCGAAGCTTGAGTCGATAGCATTTTCAATGGGATTCTTATCCACTTTAAAGCAATAAACGTCGgaataacaggaaaaaaaataacaggagaataattaaagaaataaagatAAGACAAAAGGCAAAAATAAGAGCTATTGCTGGTGTTAGCTTACCTGCTAGTATCCACAGAAGTGCTGAATCATTCCTGGGAATGTTATGTGACTGGTGGGACCATGTTAGCCTGCGAAAATCTATTAGCATGATAccagtaaatgaatgaaaagctaGCTAAGAGCTAATTTCCACTACTAGAGcaatatttcaaaaacaaaaagacaactTTTTATGCATGTTTTCTGATTCTGTGGCAGGGGAACAGCATTTGGCATCCTGAACGCCGTCTGCAAGCTGGCGGCCATTATTGCCAGCTTCATCTTTGCCGCGTTCGTGGGTGTCACAAAGATCATCCCCATCTTCTTGGCCTTCTCTGCGCTCGTCTGCGGAGGTCTTCTGGCGCTCAAGCTGCCCGAGACCCGGGAGAAGATCCTCTCTTGAAAAGCCAAAAAgtcccgccgccgccgcaaaaaaaaaaagaccgggTCGCCAACCACGGCCGTGAGTCATTTCAAGAAGCGGAACATTTAcggagaggaggaggaacgGCGTGGAGAAGGTGTTGGTTAGAGGATTGATATGTTTTACAAGATGTCTGGTTGCCTGCGTGgactttgacttcctgttcctgctgcCGCCCGGATCATACGTGAACAAGAAACTagtgttttgtctttttactTGTCCTGTTTTCCAGTTTACATGCTATAGCTTGGCTTCAACAAGTAAACACCAAGCGGTACGCTTCCATTGTTAAGAATTATCCGGACCAGGATTGGGGCCACTTTTACGTTCGATACGAAAAAACGAGTCGTCCATTTGTGGCCTTTGTTCGCTGGCTGCTAACACTGTCAGTAACGCTAATCTCTTTGGCTTTCCTGacgctagcatagcaatgtgAGCTAACATTCACGCTCAcgttttaacagcaacatcaagcTAGGTTAGGATCAAAGGATCCAAGGATCAAACTTCTAGTTGACTCATGGCAGTGCTTTAGTTTAAgttgtgtagcgaagcctgtttttgttggggttttttcacctttttcctTTGCGACGTGAGGAAAttgaaagtacagtaaacctcggatatatcggattcaattgttcccactggttttgtccgatataagcgaaatccgttatatgcgtataccggaaaatgtctgttttacgcatatatcggatttatatccggtatatacgtaaatcggattttatccgttataaaaaggcacttccttgactatgtttccaatgtacctggacgcgcaggcaacgctgcaaacgctgcaaatgtcgtatagcggcctgtcacgattcggcgaatcggagcgccacgatgcggccatcagatatatgcgagggaaatttaatggaaatgcattggaacgggactggagattttgtccgaaataggcaaaatccgttataaaaaatctgatatatgcaatgaatttttattggaaatgcattacagaaaaattggttcttttttatctgtccgttgtgagcgaatttccgatatatccgagtccgatatatccgaggtttactgtagtagcgtGTAGTAATACGTCAATGGAAGTGTACCGCTTGGTGGAACGTTAGCTAGCAAAAGACGCAAACCACATGAATGCGtcttttccaaaatgaaaagcCTGCACTTATGAATACCCTAGCTTCTTTTCCATGGACTTCAAGGTCACTCTAAGGAAACGTCCCTTTTCTCCTTCCTGCTGGTCCTGAGCGGAGGTAGTGTGTCATGTAGCCTTGTCGTGCTATCTAGtactttctctttcttttccGTGTTTCTCttgtggttgtttgttttttttttttaatgggaacGAGTGTATTGGTTGTTTTTGCTATGATGCTCGTTCTCACacaaccttcttcttcttctgacaaCGTGTCAACATTTCTAAGGCGTGTGTTACTTTCTTGGcatgaccgtgtgtgtgtgtgtgtgtgtgtgcgtgttcaaCACAATAGTGTGAGTGTGATATACGTGCTGTTTGTGCTTGTACATGCCGTAGCGTGGTGTGACTTAGCTGTATGCTAGTAGCGCTGTCATGACTTGAATAAAGGCCAGGGATCCCACCTTTCTGTGTCGTCTTCTTATGGTTCATATAATATAGACTGGATTTAGTGCAGAGgtgtcatgtttcaagatggcgccgccttgtgtgcaagctagttacggcAGCCCTTTATCTTCTGATGTGTTTTTCGTGTttcatattgcgcaactgcagggtcttgagacacatgctaactcgcaaactagagagctagcgacctaaacggtagcctccaagttatttcctttaaacttaaaaaggcaaaaacttaccacttccacacggatagggaggataactatgaacagttatttaacctttaacatgaacattaatcaaacttaataatttcttctgggtacatgataccatacagcatccatatcaaacttgcacgggccgcactaacattaaactttcatatcaaggcgggggcctcaaactagtgtcctgcgggccacatttggcccgcgggccgcgtgtttgagaccccttgagCTTGATGACAGCCACTTCTACATGAATATAAAGAAAGTCACATGTGACCCGCACGATGTCATTATGTTGACGTGAACATCGTATGCTAACATAACATGCAGGTGTGAGTTAGCGGTGCTAAGAGGAGGACATGTTGACTTTGGCTCAGGTGCCAAAAaacacactgatgatgatgatgatgatgatgatgtgaccGCCATCTTTATCAACATTTGACTGCTAGAATATCCATCCCATCATCAACGTGTGGTATTGTTGCTAGGATATCCACCCCATCATCGACGTGTGGTATTTTTTGCTTCCATTGGTATGTTTTAAGAAATCTAAACTGAGCATGTGCAACAATGAAGTTTATTGCCCACCTCCAGCTACCCCCCCCTTCACACCTAAGGTGCCTAATATCACCCCTTCATTCACAGCAAGCCCCCACACCACCCCCTGCACTCCATTACAAACAACAGCATGCCTGCAACCATCACAATAAATGATATACATcatgaaaacataaatataggttactgtaaaaatatgattatttctgctttattttttctacctattttTCCAACGTGTATGAAACATATTAAGGCAAGGACTGTGGTATAAAATGACAATAGCTAGAATGTAGCTTGTGCAGGTTAGGATCTTAACGAGGCTTTAAGTCGAGCTATGATATTTAAAGCAAGAAGGGGGGGTAGCTGttagctgatcaaaagtttagaacaggggtctcaaacacgcggcccgcaggccaaatgtggcccgcaggacactagtttgaggcccccgccttgatatgaaagtttaatgttagtgcggcccgcgcaagtttgatatggatgctgtatggtatcatgtacccagaaaaaattattacgtttgattaatgttcatgttaaaggttaaataactgttaatagttatcctccctatctgtgtggaagtggtaagtttttggctatttaagtttaaaggaaataacttgaaggctaccgtttaggtcgctagctctctagtttgcgagttagcatgtgtctcaagaccctgcagttgcgcaatatgttgtaaataaaaaaagtataaatgtgactatagtcgtgttttgtcatgtctacagggctctaataatgctttgttcattttaatctgaaaaaaataatttgtctacccaccaactatatgtggtttcttaagtttttattattattattatatttatttattactgattgattgattttctttattcttgatttgtttatttatttttcatcttattttgtgcagaaacataaaaattaagatatttgagaacagtggaatgttttatcagagctttttttgtagaaaatgggaaccaaagcactgaaaaagtttgtatatttttctgtttttaataaatgcgtttttttttggggggggggggggacctgatatttttacatacatttttaatcatatatttgttgtttatttttaattttatttaattataataacattttcttattgcattatttccacttttttaacTGGAAAGAATAGTGAggcatattttgggaataatgaatacatattatacagtatataccataTATCATTCCAACTATATTCAACTCAGAAATCCCAGCAATTCCCATCCTTCCAGATCATTCCAAGAatgttttcaccccccccctttccacTCCCTCCCCGGGCCGCCCCTGGAGGTCACATGGGGGCTGGCTGGAGGTCTGTGTGTGGAGGTCCAGACAGGTGGCAGGCAGCCCGGCCTCAGAGCCTGCTGTGGGTGGGCGTTCACCCCCGAGAGGTGCCAAACTGTCCGCCAAACTCCCACAGCCTCACCTCCGGCTGGGCGGACGGCCGGGGTCGCTCTGCGGGTTCAAGCCCGGTTGGCTCTGCCCTCCACTTGACACAGCAGCCGAGCGTCGTAGCGTCCTTAACTAGCTAGTACTTCCAAGCATACTTCATATTTCTATGTACTTGTTGACCAATTTTATACTGCAGGTTGGCATCATGCGATATtacatagtacagtatataatacaCGGTTACCATATTACcatacattatacagtatacttTCCAGTTACCATCATACCATAGAGTATACTATACACAGTTACCATCTtatcatacagtatacagtatactatacAGTTAGTTATTTGATTGAGGAAAAGcactcatttttaaaatataatagtaataaataataatgtatagtcattttaaataattctaCTCTATTTGCACGCTACTTTCCTAACCagtaatattgaatatttaatataattatttaagaagttattattattttatggaaTTATTTCATCAtctcggggcggcacggcggtctagtggttagcgcgcagacctcacagctaggagaccagggttcaattccaccctcggccagtttgcatgttctccccatgcatgcatgggttttctccgggtattccggtttcctcccacatatcaaaaacatgctaggttaattggcgactccaaattgtccataggtatgaatgtgagtgtgaatggttgtttgtctatatgtgccctgtgattggctggcgaccagtccagggtgtaccccgcctctcgcccgaagacagctgggataggctccagcatgaggaaaagcggaagaaaatgaatgaatgaatgaatttcatcaTCTCCATCATACAAATATTAGCATGTACGCGCACGCGGGATGCAGCCTAGTCAAAACGAGAGGAGGCGGCAAGGTTTAGAGGAGGTTAGCGGAGGTTCCTGAGCGTTCTCACAGCTGAGGTGTGAAGCGACACCTTCTCATCAGCATGAAAGCCTGGCACCTCCATCACTCACTCGTCCGCCATCAGACCACATTTCAACATCTGATGACGCCAAGCAGGTTGATCCGACCTAACCTGGGAAAACGCCCAAAGCCTACAAGCATGACGAGTGCGGATACATATGAAGAGGGTTAAATAACCACTGGTCTTAAAGGTACAGTACGTGATTATTGGCAGTCCGTCACAAAGTGTGTAAACTTAACCGGTCGTGTCCGCAGcaacaggtgtacctaatgaagcgtcCACTTTCCCGCCACTCTCTCCTGTTGTGAGCCTCTGTTCActgtcccccccccacacacacacacacaaaaagtcaaaaaaagaaGTGAATGCAAGCGGAATCCGGAACACACCCCCAAACTAGGGACATGTGCCAAAGACATctcaaaaagcacaaaaagtgTTTATTGTTATGAGGAGGAGTCAAAAATCACACCTCTGCTTCTGCAGCTCCTCTTTCCCAGCCTGAGACCCTGCAGCCCccttcggtgtgtgtgtgtgtgtgtgtgtgtgtgtgtgcgtgtagtgGAGAATGTGCGGAGGTGTCACTTGGCACCTTGTGGGCCCGGCCTGGACTTAAAGAGCAGGAGCTGGGAGCCGAGCAGCACTCGCAGCCTCAGTCCGCCCAGCCAACATGGACGCCTCTCCTGTCCTCAACTACGGCATTCAGTACCAGTGGTTCTCCGACTCGGACCTCTCCGGCATCTCCTCCCCGGACACTTTGTCCCCGGTTCACTCCATGGACTCCAGCTTGTCTCCGACCTACCGGCAGCCGCCTCAGTCCGCCCCCAAGACCACCAAGTCCGGATACTCCCCGGCGATGAAGGTTTCTTCCCGCTCCGGGTCGGGGCGGAAGACGGGCCGGGCCACGAGAACCCGCAGCAAACAGCGGGAGAGCGCCAGCGAGAAGGAGAAGCTGAGGATGAGGGATCTGACCAAAGCGCTCCACCACCTGCGCTCCTACCTGCCGCCCTCGGTGGCCCCTACGGGTCAGACCCTGACCAAGATCGAGACCCTGCGTCTGGCCATCCGCTACATCTCCTTCCTGTCCGCCCAGCTGGGCCTCAGCGAGGAGGTCCTGTTCCAGAGGAGGGAGCAAGGAGACACCTCGGCCAGCGGCGCCTCCTCACCGGACATCCTTGCCTACTTCCAGCGTGGACTCCCCGTGGTCCAGTCTAGCCCGCTGCAAGGCCAGAACCTGAACCAGATCCAAAGCCTGTACTCCTCTGAGGGTCAGCCTGGAGTGTTGCATTCTGGGAACTGTACTTTTGGACTGAGCAGCGCCCCTCAGAGAGAACCCATGGTGCCTGCGGGATCATCTTCTCAGGTACGTCCTCACCAGGTCATCTTTTGAACAGCAAAAATcagctacttcctgtcttttgaCTCAACATCCTGTTTGTATATTCCATACAGATGGACGCCAACGACTACTGCATCCCGTTGGTGCCGAGACACTACTGGGCctaaaaacatggccgccgccgccaccccaACCCAGGTCTCGCCGTCATCCAACAACAtactacttcctgtcttcaAAACATGGTCGCCGCCACCgaagcaggctacttcctgtcttAAAGCGCCTCACTGTGAAAGGactaatttatttgttttcgtGTATTTATTGCTGTCCTGTCTTGTAAATACCAACAGCTTATTTTTATATACTTCTTCAAATgactatttataataaaaatgtgcaaaaggaGTTTTGTTTGGGGTCCCATGATTAGGATGCTGCCATGTGGCTGATAGAATAGAATTGGACATGttacatatattataaaagTGTATAATGCTAGCTAAATATTAGCACTGCAGTGTACTTGTACACCTCCACCAGtacacaaccacaataatacctCTACAACCAcgctcacattcaaacctatggatggagaaaaaaacaacacaaaaagaacacgtaaactccacacactccactcctggctgtgtggccagcatgctaaccactcgtccaccgtgcagccatccatacaacataacatagcataacataacataatgcaACGTAACATTACATACCGACCTACAGGTTGGAGACAAGAAACTCTGAGGTTACTCACGCGTTATTTCACGCTGCAGTCGAGTCTTTCTTCCTGACGCCGTTCCTcttactgtagcgtttttgtaacCTTGCTAAAACAGTAGCTGCAGTCCTCCTTCCACCCCGAGATGCATTCACAGGACTCCATCATGGCGCCGCATGGCCGCGTAACTTCTGTAATGTAACTTCTGTAATGTAACTTCCTTCAGCATGTACATAAGTACAACCTTTTATTTGATAGTTAGTATCCTCCTCTGTCTTTTAGATGTACAACATTTCGTCCACATTGGGGGTTTTGTCAGGGAGAAAATTGTAATGACTGTAAACTCAAGCTAGCAAGACACGGCTATCGGCAGGGCGGCacgattgattgacaatggtgtacagccaatcaggacgcagaagaCAATTGGCGGTgcaagacagacagacagagactcaatttcccacaatgcaattcttcttaaagggccaggctcggCTTGTAAAGACGTAAACgctgtaataaaaatatagagGGAAAGAACCGCAACATTAAATTATAAGATAATACAgcacaacataacacaatatATGctgaattataataataattataataataataataataaatataatatatttaaattattatttatataatttatattattatatctaataataaatattctatTAACATAATACATTTCATCACAGCCACTATAGGTCGATACTGATGGTCTGGAATTAAAATACAACAAGGAGAAGTTCTATGGCTCCCTCTTGTGGACATATGGCCTCATAATCTTTAATCAGCCCAGCGGTTGCTTCCTGTCTGAAGATATTTGGAGGTAGTAAAAGATCAATTAAGTCAATCATTTataactgtttttttccatggtGGCTGGATGACATTCATCtctttttacaacttttatgtcataaaaaaacaacacaacacacaaaatgacatattatatttttggtgCAATGCATTGGTCCGATACCTGTAGTATGTTTTTGCAGGATAGATGACAcaaatattcttatttttacacgTTACTTCCATGCTATACTCTATCCTGCAGCTCACCTGTGTGTCACCTTCTATTTCTTCCCCACTTTCTGCTCCATGGTTGCACTTCCTGGGTGATAAGAAATAAAGAGCAAGTTCCACCTGACGTGAAAAGGTGCCTCAGAGTTGATTTAGTGTGTGGGCGCTAATGGAGGTCCTTGGCACCACCCGGTCTAGACTTGAGACCCTAATGAGCCACCAGGGAGGGTTTTGAGGATGCATGCAGATCTCCATGCATATTGACGCTGTTTGCTTTGCCACCTTCTCCTGGCCTCATCTCATGTGGGCTCCTAATGAGTTCAGGCACCATGATGGAACCTCTTGGCCCCCTTTCATCACCCTGCTGCTAATCAGAGTTGAAAGGTTAACGCCGCCGTGATGATTAGTCCATTAGGACGTGGAAACGCACTCACGGCTTCATGTGGATCAAGGTGAATGTATATGATGTTTATTCTCATTGTTATTGGTTttcttatgattattattgtccTGCTGGTGCACATACACACCAGTACTACGATAGTACTACTACCACAGTAACGAACCAATACCACCTAGCATCTTTTAGGatcccaccagtccagggtggaccccgcctcttgccccaagacagctggggttaggctccagcgtccccccccccccccccctccacgacccttgtgaggataagcggtcgaaaatgcaatacatatttttttattttgttttaaaaatatttgcctttttatgtttatagaaaatctaaaaaaagtttgaaaaatataaaaaaatctataaaatttttactttagagatacaattttaaatacttttt
Coding sequences within it:
- the LOC131132341 gene encoding mesoderm posterior protein 1-like, whose amino-acid sequence is MDASPVLNYGIQYQWFSDSDLSGISSPDTLSPVHSMDSSLSPTYRQPPQSAPKTTKSGYSPAMKVSSRSGSGRKTGRATRTRSKQRESASEKEKLRMRDLTKALHHLRSYLPPSVAPTGQTLTKIETLRLAIRYISFLSAQLGLSEEVLFQRREQGDTSASGASSPDILAYFQRGLPVVQSSPLQGQNLNQIQSLYSSEGQPGVLHSGNCTFGLSSAPQREPMVPAGSSSQMDANDYCIPLVPRHYWA